A genomic window from Providencia alcalifaciens includes:
- a CDS encoding lysoplasmalogenase, with product MISWPFLAVLFSGWLYVDAAYRGPEWQRWLFLPITLLLLLFWGWSSDDLNVQTYLILGGLVLSLVADLSRIFSSEHLLTSLGLMFLSYLVYTISFGMQFNFGLYLPWLIAPIAIAAITFVLIWGKLESQQPVVFASIIMSMIMMWVAGDQYFGLGREFNFSIMVGASLLFLSHCIWLIAHFRFPFKASKAVVAAFYFLGQFFIVRAIYL from the coding sequence ATGATTAGTTGGCCATTCCTCGCTGTTTTATTTTCTGGCTGGCTGTATGTTGATGCAGCCTATCGTGGTCCTGAGTGGCAACGTTGGTTATTCCTCCCTATCACTTTGCTTCTTCTATTATTCTGGGGATGGAGTTCTGACGACTTAAATGTGCAAACCTACCTAATTTTAGGCGGTTTAGTGCTTTCCTTAGTTGCCGACCTCTCTAGAATATTTTCTAGTGAGCACTTGCTTACCTCTTTAGGACTTATGTTCTTAAGTTATTTGGTTTACACCATTAGCTTTGGAATGCAATTCAACTTTGGCCTGTATCTACCTTGGCTTATCGCCCCAATCGCTATCGCAGCCATCACCTTTGTGCTAATTTGGGGAAAACTGGAAAGCCAGCAACCTGTTGTTTTCGCTTCTATTATTATGAGCATGATTATGATGTGGGTAGCTGGAGACCAATACTTTGGGCTAGGTCGAGAGTTTAACTTCTCGATTATGGTGGGCGCTTCTCTGCTATTTTTATCTCACTGTATCTGGTTAATTGCCCATTTCCGTTTCCCATTCAAAGCCTCTAAAGCCGTCGTGGCAGCATTCTACTTCCTCGGTCAGTTCTTTATTGTTCGCGCCATTTACTTGTAA
- a CDS encoding 7-cyano-7-deazaguanine/7-aminomethyl-7-deazaguanine transporter has translation MFTFTPQQKATALIWLSLFHILIITSSNYLVQLPINIFGFHTTWGAFTFPFIFLATDLTVRIYGAPLARRIITAVMLPALLISYVISALFFQGEWQGFAAIMTFNLFVARIAAASFMAYVLGQILDVSVFNRLRQNKRWFVAPACAMFFGNLIDTIAFFFIAFYHSSDPFMAANWMEIALVDYVFKLLICMLFFLPAYGLLLNFILKAFFATASKKQLSPQH, from the coding sequence ATGTTTACGTTTACTCCGCAGCAAAAAGCCACTGCGTTAATTTGGCTATCGTTATTTCATATTTTAATTATTACATCCAGCAACTACTTGGTGCAGTTACCCATTAATATTTTTGGGTTTCATACTACCTGGGGTGCGTTTACCTTTCCCTTTATTTTCCTTGCTACGGATTTAACCGTTCGTATCTATGGTGCACCATTAGCGCGTCGAATTATCACCGCGGTCATGCTACCAGCATTATTAATTTCGTATGTGATTTCAGCTCTGTTTTTCCAAGGAGAATGGCAAGGTTTCGCAGCTATCATGACATTTAACCTGTTTGTTGCGCGTATCGCGGCGGCAAGTTTTATGGCATATGTCCTCGGCCAAATCTTGGATGTCAGCGTATTTAACCGCCTGCGCCAAAACAAACGCTGGTTTGTGGCTCCCGCCTGCGCCATGTTTTTTGGTAACTTGATTGATACTATCGCGTTCTTCTTTATCGCGTTTTATCACAGCAGCGATCCGTTTATGGCAGCAAACTGGATGGAAATCGCTCTCGTTGATTACGTCTTCAAGTTATTAATTTGTATGCTGTTCTTCTTGCCTGCTTATGGTTTATTACTGAACTTTATTTTAAAAGCGTTCTTCGCTACCGCCAGCAAGAAGCAATTATCCCCGCAGCACTGA
- a CDS encoding zinc/cadmium/mercury/lead-transporting ATPase: protein MHSHSHKDTHAHSTSCCSGNTCSSASVENSKAVSHDASSHEHHHGDDKNHAHDDDEKSHQHGSCCSSTSAANDDVEPTQTAKQRFSWIVRGMDCPSCASKIENAISQIHEVAQAKVIFATEKLVVDADKDVTAVVRSTVEAAGYELHDVGSASAASAPPPSLLSEAKPVIILAILMAISWGLEFVNPQLGNVAFILTTLFGLYPIARKSLRLIRTGTPFAIETLMTVAAVGAIFIQATEEAAMVILLFMLGEMLESYSAGRARRGVSALMALVPEDAVLIKDGQKTSVPVAQLRPGDIIEIAPGGRLPTDAMLVTGFASFDESALTGESVPVERSAGEKVAAGCLSVDKAVQMEVVSEQGQNAIDRILQLIEEAEERRAPIERFIDRFSRIYTPIIMLISALVIVIPPMFFGAAWDTWIYRGLTLLLIGCPCALVISTPAAITSALATATRRGALIKGGAALELLGTVTTIALDKTGTLTEGKPHVTDVVPVEGLSESELIRVTASVEVGSHHPLAKAIVNKAEELSIIVEEALERKALAGKGVEGSFNGKQVLVSAPSRVEPPLNSQWQAKVEALEAQGKTVVVTLEDNHVIGLTALQDTLRGDAADAIAMLKSLNVNAVMLTGDNPRAASAIANQLGMEFRAGLLPEDKVTAVMELNRDHNTMMVGDGINDAPAMKASSIGVAMGGGTDVALETADAALTHNRLTGLPEIVALSRATRKIIRENITIALGLKAVFLVTSLLGITGLWVAVLADSGATALVTANAVRLLRVKLPEIKK, encoded by the coding sequence ATGCACTCACACTCTCATAAAGATACCCATGCACACAGCACGTCTTGCTGCTCAGGAAACACTTGCTCATCAGCATCTGTAGAGAATAGCAAAGCGGTGAGCCATGACGCATCATCCCATGAACATCATCATGGCGATGACAAAAATCATGCTCATGATGATGATGAAAAATCCCATCAACATGGTAGCTGCTGTAGCTCAACATCTGCTGCAAATGATGATGTAGAGCCTACCCAAACCGCTAAACAGCGTTTTAGCTGGATTGTACGCGGGATGGATTGCCCAAGCTGCGCGAGTAAAATCGAAAATGCGATTTCCCAAATTCACGAAGTCGCTCAAGCCAAAGTCATCTTTGCTACTGAAAAACTCGTCGTCGATGCTGACAAAGACGTCACCGCCGTCGTTCGTTCAACTGTCGAAGCCGCAGGTTACGAACTACATGATGTGGGTAGCGCGAGTGCAGCGTCAGCACCGCCACCAAGCTTACTGAGTGAAGCGAAGCCCGTCATCATTTTAGCTATCCTGATGGCTATCAGCTGGGGACTTGAGTTTGTTAACCCGCAGCTGGGCAACGTTGCGTTTATCCTAACCACGTTATTTGGGTTATACCCTATCGCGCGTAAATCGTTACGTTTGATCCGTACTGGTACACCATTTGCGATTGAAACCTTGATGACCGTTGCCGCTGTAGGGGCGATTTTCATCCAAGCAACTGAAGAAGCCGCCATGGTTATCTTGCTGTTTATGCTGGGTGAAATGCTTGAATCCTACTCTGCTGGGCGTGCTCGCCGAGGTGTTAGCGCACTCATGGCTTTGGTCCCTGAAGATGCCGTGCTTATCAAGGATGGACAAAAAACGTCGGTTCCTGTCGCACAGTTACGCCCTGGTGACATCATTGAAATTGCACCTGGCGGCCGATTACCAACCGATGCAATGCTTGTTACTGGGTTCGCGAGTTTTGATGAAAGCGCATTAACGGGTGAATCCGTCCCTGTAGAACGCAGTGCCGGAGAAAAAGTGGCTGCGGGCTGCTTATCCGTCGACAAAGCAGTACAAATGGAAGTGGTGTCAGAGCAAGGCCAAAATGCTATCGACCGTATCTTACAACTGATTGAAGAAGCGGAAGAGCGCCGCGCGCCTATTGAGCGATTTATCGACCGCTTCAGCCGTATCTATACCCCAATTATCATGCTGATTTCGGCCTTGGTGATAGTGATTCCACCAATGTTCTTCGGCGCAGCATGGGACACTTGGATTTACCGTGGTCTGACTCTGTTGTTAATTGGTTGCCCTTGTGCACTGGTTATCTCAACCCCTGCGGCAATCACCTCAGCACTGGCAACGGCTACTCGCCGTGGAGCTTTAATTAAAGGTGGCGCTGCATTAGAGCTATTGGGAACAGTCACCACCATTGCACTGGATAAAACAGGCACACTGACGGAAGGCAAACCACACGTCACCGATGTCGTCCCAGTTGAAGGTCTGAGTGAAAGCGAGTTGATTCGTGTCACGGCATCGGTTGAAGTCGGCTCTCATCACCCGCTGGCTAAAGCTATCGTCAACAAAGCTGAAGAGTTATCTATCATTGTTGAAGAAGCGTTAGAGCGTAAAGCGCTAGCGGGTAAAGGGGTTGAAGGTTCCTTTAATGGTAAGCAAGTGTTAGTCAGCGCACCATCAAGGGTAGAGCCGCCATTAAACAGTCAATGGCAAGCAAAAGTGGAAGCGTTAGAGGCACAAGGTAAAACAGTTGTCGTCACGTTAGAAGATAACCACGTTATTGGCTTAACCGCCCTGCAAGATACCTTACGTGGCGATGCTGCTGATGCGATAGCTATGTTGAAATCCCTGAATGTCAATGCAGTGATGCTAACAGGTGATAACCCGCGAGCCGCCAGCGCCATCGCAAATCAACTCGGCATGGAGTTCCGTGCAGGATTATTACCAGAAGATAAAGTCACCGCGGTGATGGAGCTTAATCGCGATCACAACACCATGATGGTAGGTGACGGTATCAACGATGCCCCAGCCATGAAAGCGTCAAGCATTGGTGTTGCCATGGGTGGCGGTACTGACGTTGCTTTAGAAACTGCGGATGCCGCTTTAACTCATAACCGTTTGACTGGATTACCTGAAATCGTCGCATTATCCAGAGCCACACGGAAGATCATCCGCGAGAACATCACTATCGCCTTGGGCTTAAAAGCCGTTTTCTTGGTGACCAGCTTGTTAGGTATCACTGGATTATGGGTTGCCGTGTTAGCGGATTCTGGTGCCACCGCATTAGTCACCGCCAACGCGGTTCGCTTACTGCGCGTTAAGCTGCCCGAAATCAAAAAATAG
- the tusA gene encoding sulfurtransferase TusA yields the protein MSDLFSNPTKTLDTLGLRCPEPVMLVRKTVRNMADGDTLLIIADDPATTRDIPGFCRFMEHELLAVEAENAPYRYLLRKKSSGL from the coding sequence ATGTCTGATTTATTTTCTAATCCAACGAAAACCCTTGATACGCTAGGGCTACGCTGCCCTGAACCTGTGATGCTAGTGCGTAAAACTGTGCGCAATATGGCGGACGGTGATACTCTGTTAATTATTGCAGATGACCCTGCCACCACCCGCGATATCCCCGGTTTTTGCCGTTTTATGGAGCACGAGCTGCTGGCGGTTGAAGCGGAGAATGCGCCGTATCGTTATTTATTGCGCAAAAAATCCAGCGGCTTGTAA
- a CDS encoding Rpn family recombination-promoting nuclease/putative transposase, which produces MANNASSIPHDAAFKGFMTKQGNARDFFELHLPEQIKRLCDFDTLTLINSAFIDSKLRTRFSDVLYSVQTKMGDSYIYLLVEHQSTPDKLMGWRLMHYAFMAMNQHLQQGHKTLPLVVPILFYHGETSPYPYDGTWTQCLPHSEIAHDLYSSPFPLVDITIVEDTEIVSHRKIAVMELAMKHKKLRNDHQRVTEHFVQILNSHYNDKDDVITILNYLFIILDSPYYTHIVKTLVDQAENHRGAIMNIAQRLKNEGIEEGIEKGEKKNQLKVALMSLQLGLSIDVISKLTGLSASEIQALN; this is translated from the coding sequence ATGGCGAATAATGCAAGTTCAATACCTCATGATGCCGCCTTTAAAGGCTTTATGACAAAGCAGGGTAATGCCCGAGATTTCTTTGAGCTTCATTTACCTGAGCAAATTAAACGCTTGTGCGATTTCGATACGCTTACCCTCATTAATTCAGCTTTTATTGATAGCAAACTGAGAACTCGGTTTTCCGATGTTCTCTATTCTGTACAAACAAAAATGGGAGATAGCTATATCTATTTGTTAGTCGAGCATCAGTCGACACCTGACAAGTTGATGGGTTGGCGTTTAATGCACTACGCATTTATGGCGATGAATCAACATCTACAGCAAGGGCATAAAACCTTACCGCTCGTTGTCCCCATTCTGTTTTATCACGGGGAAACATCCCCCTATCCTTATGACGGTACATGGACACAATGCTTGCCCCACTCAGAAATAGCTCATGACCTGTATAGCAGCCCATTCCCGTTGGTGGATATCACCATAGTCGAGGATACCGAAATAGTTAGTCACCGCAAAATTGCTGTGATGGAACTCGCAATGAAACACAAAAAACTACGAAATGACCACCAGAGAGTCACTGAACACTTCGTTCAAATATTAAACAGCCACTATAATGACAAAGATGATGTGATCACTATCTTGAATTACTTATTTATCATCCTGGATTCACCTTATTACACTCATATCGTTAAGACGTTAGTCGATCAAGCCGAAAACCATCGAGGAGCTATTATGAATATTGCACAGCGGTTAAAAAATGAAGGAATAGAGGAAGGAATAGAGAAAGGAGAAAAAAAGAATCAACTCAAAGTGGCATTGATGAGCTTACAACTTGGTTTAAGCATCGACGTTATCAGCAAACTCACTGGGTTATCAGCCAGTGAAATTCAAGCGCTCAATTAA
- the glpC gene encoding anaerobic glycerol-3-phosphate dehydrogenase subunit GlpC, translated as MSIQDASFESCIKCTVCTTYCPVAKANPLYPGPKQAGPDGERLRLKDPMMYDDALKFCTNCKRCEVACPSDVKIGDIIARARNTYSQQKPKLRDAILSHTDIMGSLSTPFAPVVNTITGLKPVRQILDKALKIDHRRELPKYSFGTFRRWYGKHAAEQAKFEEQVAFFHGCYVNYNHPQLGKDLIKVFNGMNIGVQLLKREKCCGVALIANGFMKQAKRQANVNLESLQETILEKHIPVVATSSTCTFTIRDEYTHVLDVDTSEMRDNIELATRYIYRLLEEGRELKLKHTPLKVAYHTPCHMEKMGWTSYTLELIKRVPGVELIVLDSQCCGIAGTYGFKKENYEVSQGIGAGLFRQIEESGADMVITDCETCKWQIEMSTSKKCDHPISLLARALE; from the coding sequence ATGAGTATTCAAGATGCAAGCTTTGAAAGCTGTATAAAATGCACCGTTTGTACCACCTATTGCCCAGTGGCAAAGGCGAACCCACTGTATCCGGGACCAAAACAAGCGGGTCCTGATGGTGAGCGTTTACGCTTAAAAGATCCGATGATGTACGATGATGCATTGAAATTCTGTACCAACTGTAAGCGTTGTGAAGTGGCGTGTCCGTCTGATGTGAAGATTGGCGACATTATCGCACGTGCTCGTAATACCTATAGCCAGCAGAAACCGAAACTGCGTGATGCGATTTTAAGCCATACGGACATTATGGGCTCCTTATCGACCCCATTTGCACCTGTAGTCAATACCATTACTGGCTTAAAACCCGTTCGCCAAATTCTGGATAAAGCCCTGAAAATTGACCATCGCCGTGAGCTGCCGAAATACTCATTCGGTACTTTCCGTCGTTGGTACGGTAAACACGCCGCAGAGCAGGCAAAATTTGAGGAGCAGGTAGCATTCTTCCATGGCTGCTATGTGAATTATAACCATCCGCAACTCGGTAAAGATTTAATCAAAGTTTTCAATGGAATGAACATCGGTGTTCAGCTGTTAAAACGTGAAAAATGTTGTGGTGTGGCACTGATCGCAAACGGATTTATGAAGCAAGCGAAACGCCAAGCGAATGTGAATTTGGAATCACTCCAAGAGACGATTTTGGAGAAACATATTCCCGTCGTGGCGACTTCATCGACCTGTACATTTACCATTCGTGATGAGTATACCCATGTGCTGGATGTCGATACTTCTGAGATGCGCGATAACATTGAATTAGCGACCCGCTATATTTATCGTCTTCTGGAAGAAGGGCGCGAGCTGAAACTGAAACACACACCGTTAAAAGTGGCGTACCACACACCGTGCCATATGGAAAAAATGGGTTGGACATCCTACACCCTTGAGCTGATTAAGCGTGTACCGGGTGTAGAACTAATTGTTTTAGATTCACAATGTTGTGGTATCGCAGGAACTTACGGGTTCAAAAAAGAGAACTACGAAGTTTCCCAAGGTATTGGTGCGGGGCTGTTCCGCCAAATTGAAGAGAGCGGCGCGGATATGGTGATCACCGACTGTGAAACCTGTAAATGGCAAATTGAAATGTCCACCAGTAAGAAATGTGATCACCCAATTTCACTACTGGCTCGCGCGCTCGAATAA
- the glpT gene encoding glycerol-3-phosphate transporter: MLRMFKPAAHIERLPADKIDPVYRKLRWQIFLGIFFGYAAYYLVRKNFALAMPYLVEQGFSKGDLGFALSGISIAYGFSKFIMGSFSDRANPRYFLPAGLILASLVMLFMGFVPWATSSIMVMFVLLFLCGWFQGMGWPPCGRTMVHWWSQKERGGIVSVWNCAHNVGGGLPPLLFLLGMAWFNDWKAALYMPALAAILVALIAFALMRDTPQSCGLPPIEEYKNDYPTDYKASDEEELTAKAIFMKYVFPNKLLWMIAIANVFVYLLRYGVLDWSPTYLREVKHFTMDKSSWAYFLYEYAGIPGTLLCGWMSDKVFRGNRGATGVFFMTLVTIATIVFWMNPPGNPGVDMACMLIIGFLIYGPVMLIGLHALELAPKKAAGTAAGFTGLFGYLGGSVAASAIVGYTVDYFGWNGGFAVMIGGSALSVVLLFIVMLSESKHKRELAQNQ; encoded by the coding sequence ATGTTACGCATGTTTAAACCCGCCGCTCATATCGAGAGGCTGCCAGCGGATAAAATAGACCCCGTCTATCGTAAATTACGTTGGCAGATTTTCCTGGGGATTTTCTTCGGTTACGCAGCATACTATTTAGTTAGAAAGAACTTCGCCCTCGCAATGCCTTACCTCGTTGAACAAGGTTTCTCTAAAGGTGACCTTGGTTTCGCATTATCTGGGATTTCAATCGCCTATGGTTTCTCCAAATTTATCATGGGCTCATTTTCTGACCGTGCTAACCCTCGGTACTTCTTACCGGCAGGTTTGATCCTCGCTTCACTTGTCATGCTATTCATGGGCTTCGTACCATGGGCAACCTCTAGCATCATGGTTATGTTCGTGCTGCTGTTCTTATGTGGTTGGTTCCAAGGTATGGGTTGGCCTCCTTGTGGACGTACCATGGTTCACTGGTGGTCACAAAAAGAACGTGGCGGTATCGTCTCTGTTTGGAACTGTGCGCATAACGTCGGTGGTGGTCTGCCTCCATTACTGTTCCTGTTAGGTATGGCATGGTTTAACGACTGGAAAGCGGCGCTGTATATGCCTGCATTGGCGGCAATTTTAGTTGCACTGATTGCCTTCGCATTAATGCGTGATACTCCGCAATCTTGTGGCCTGCCACCAATTGAAGAGTACAAAAACGACTATCCAACAGACTATAAAGCCTCTGATGAAGAAGAATTAACAGCTAAAGCTATCTTCATGAAGTATGTATTCCCTAACAAACTTCTGTGGATGATTGCTATCGCTAACGTGTTCGTATACTTACTGCGTTACGGTGTTCTGGACTGGTCACCAACTTACCTGCGTGAAGTTAAACACTTCACCATGGACAAATCTTCATGGGCTTATTTCCTGTATGAATATGCGGGTATCCCAGGAACCCTGTTGTGCGGTTGGATGTCGGATAAAGTCTTCCGTGGTAACCGTGGTGCGACAGGTGTGTTCTTCATGACCTTAGTGACTATTGCAACTATCGTCTTCTGGATGAACCCTCCGGGTAACCCAGGCGTTGATATGGCATGTATGTTGATTATCGGTTTCTTAATCTATGGCCCAGTCATGCTAATTGGTCTGCACGCTCTTGAGCTTGCACCTAAGAAAGCAGCGGGTACCGCCGCAGGCTTCACCGGTTTATTCGGTTATCTTGGTGGTTCTGTTGCTGCAAGTGCTATCGTCGGTTATACCGTTGACTACTTCGGTTGGAACGGCGGTTTTGCTGTGATGATCGGTGGTTCTGCACTGTCTGTTGTTTTACTGTTCATCGTTATGCTGAGCGAAAGTAAACATAAACGTGAACTCGCTCAAAACCAATAA
- the glpB gene encoding glycerol-3-phosphate dehydrogenase subunit GlpB produces the protein MKYDAVVMGGGLAGLICGIRLTQSGLSCAIVSAGQNALHFSSGSLDLLTHLPDGTQVEQPLSMLEALKQQAPSHPYSLIGAEKVTELAKLAQTTLQQAGLHLKGSCEENHYRITPLGHKRMTWLSPESVPTTALHQPMELGKIAVVGIEGFLDFQPQMVADELDRQGLEAEACYVHLPLLDRLRENPSEFRAINVARWLDRPENMAQIVEEIAPLVANADAVFMPACIGLDSEEPMLELQKRLGKPLFLLPTLPPSLLGIRLHEMLLRQFRHQGGIMMPGDKVTSVNFVGSRIESVQTRNHGNISLKAKHFVLATGSFFNNGLVAKFDQVYEPLMNLDLGEIGDRAKWTNKEFFASQPYMAFGVQTDGNLRGKKHGETIENLYVAGAVLSGFDPLTQGCGAGVSLVSGLYAANEIVNEFAKDKAMQAEVAQ, from the coding sequence ATGAAATATGATGCAGTGGTGATGGGCGGAGGCTTAGCCGGCCTTATCTGTGGAATTCGCCTGACTCAGTCAGGGCTCTCTTGTGCCATTGTGAGTGCAGGGCAGAACGCACTGCATTTCTCGTCAGGGTCATTGGATTTATTAACGCATCTTCCTGATGGTACCCAAGTCGAGCAACCGCTATCCATGCTGGAAGCACTAAAACAACAAGCACCGAGTCATCCATACAGTTTGATTGGGGCAGAAAAAGTCACTGAGCTGGCTAAATTGGCACAGACTACACTACAGCAAGCCGGGCTGCATTTGAAAGGTTCGTGCGAAGAAAACCATTACCGTATTACGCCGTTAGGCCATAAGCGAATGACATGGCTTAGCCCTGAATCGGTGCCAACAACCGCGCTCCATCAACCGATGGAATTAGGCAAAATTGCGGTTGTGGGCATTGAAGGTTTTCTCGATTTTCAACCGCAAATGGTGGCGGATGAGTTAGACCGTCAAGGGTTAGAAGCAGAAGCGTGCTATGTTCACTTACCACTGCTTGATCGTTTAAGAGAAAACCCAAGCGAGTTCCGGGCGATTAACGTGGCGCGCTGGTTAGATAGACCTGAAAATATGGCGCAAATCGTGGAAGAAATTGCACCGTTAGTCGCCAATGCGGATGCAGTGTTTATGCCTGCGTGTATTGGTCTAGACAGTGAAGAGCCAATGTTAGAGTTACAAAAACGCTTAGGTAAGCCGTTATTTTTACTGCCAACATTGCCACCATCTTTATTAGGTATTCGCCTTCATGAAATGCTATTACGCCAATTCCGCCATCAGGGCGGGATCATGATGCCAGGGGATAAAGTCACTTCAGTCAATTTCGTGGGGTCACGTATTGAATCTGTGCAAACCCGTAATCACGGCAATATTTCATTGAAAGCTAAACACTTTGTGTTGGCGACGGGGAGTTTCTTTAATAACGGCTTGGTGGCGAAATTTGACCAAGTGTATGAACCCTTGATGAATTTGGATTTAGGCGAAATCGGCGATCGCGCCAAATGGACGAATAAAGAGTTCTTTGCTTCCCAACCGTATATGGCGTTCGGTGTACAAACAGACGGGAATTTACGCGGTAAAAAACACGGTGAAACCATCGAAAACCTGTATGTTGCGGGTGCAGTATTAAGCGGGTTTGATCCGCTCACTCAAGGTTGTGGTGCCGGGGTTTCGCTGGTTAGTGGCTTATATGCCGCGAATGAAATCGTGAATGAATTTGCTAAAGATAAAGCCATGCAGGCGGAGGTGGCGCAATGA
- the glpA gene encoding anaerobic glycerol-3-phosphate dehydrogenase subunit A, translating into MNGSSVTETDVIIIGGGATGAGVARDCARRGLKAVLLERHDIATGATGRNHGLLHSGARYAVTDSESARECIEENKILKRIAHHCIEKTDGLFITLPEDSLEYQQQFITACQSAGIDAQAIDPAEAIRLEPSVNPHLIGAVRVPDGTVDPFRLTAANMLDAREHGAKVLTYHEVIGLIRQGDKVRGVTVYDHQAKRQYDIHAQIVVNAGGIWGQKIAEYADLKIKMFPAKGALLILGHRLNNMVINRCRKPADADILVPGDTISLIGTTSTHIEYDQIDNMYVTPEEVDILIREGSMLSPALATTRILRAYAGVRPLVASDDDPSGRNVSRGIVLLDHAKRDGLEGFITITGGKLMTYRLMAEWATNKVCEKLGVTTPCTTAQAPLPGSQHSAEEALRNVVSIPAPIRGSAVYRHGDRASAILSANRLDKSLVCECEAVTAGEVRYAVESLTVNNLLDLRRRTRVGMGTCQGELCACRAAGLLNRFNVTTPHETEQQLGHFLNERWKGVRPIAWGDALRESEFTSWVYHGLCGMSESTLSQPAQKEAENEI; encoded by the coding sequence ATGAATGGCTCATCTGTGACTGAAACGGATGTCATCATTATCGGTGGTGGCGCAACAGGTGCAGGTGTCGCTCGTGACTGCGCTCGCCGTGGATTAAAAGCAGTTTTGCTAGAACGGCATGATATTGCGACAGGTGCAACAGGGCGTAACCATGGCTTGCTACACAGTGGTGCTCGTTATGCCGTGACAGATAGTGAATCGGCAAGAGAGTGCATAGAAGAAAACAAAATTCTTAAGCGTATTGCCCATCATTGTATTGAAAAAACGGATGGGCTCTTTATTACCTTACCTGAAGATAGTCTCGAATATCAGCAGCAATTTATCACAGCTTGTCAATCTGCTGGCATTGATGCTCAAGCGATTGATCCCGCAGAAGCCATTCGCTTAGAGCCTTCAGTTAACCCGCATTTGATTGGCGCGGTGCGCGTGCCTGATGGTACCGTTGATCCATTCCGTCTAACTGCAGCCAATATGCTTGATGCGCGCGAACATGGCGCTAAAGTGCTGACTTACCATGAAGTGATTGGCTTGATCCGCCAAGGGGATAAAGTCCGCGGCGTGACGGTTTATGACCATCAAGCTAAACGCCAATATGATATTCATGCACAAATCGTGGTGAATGCTGGCGGTATTTGGGGACAAAAAATTGCCGAATACGCCGATCTGAAAATCAAAATGTTCCCAGCGAAAGGGGCATTACTTATTTTAGGTCACCGTCTTAACAACATGGTAATCAACCGTTGCCGAAAACCGGCGGATGCGGATATTTTGGTTCCGGGGGATACCATTTCTCTGATTGGTACTACGTCAACGCATATCGAATATGACCAAATCGATAATATGTATGTGACACCAGAAGAAGTGGATATTTTGATCCGCGAAGGCTCTATGTTATCCCCTGCGTTAGCGACAACGCGAATTTTACGCGCGTATGCGGGTGTTCGCCCATTAGTGGCGAGTGATGATGACCCTTCTGGTCGTAACGTAAGCCGCGGTATCGTGTTACTCGACCACGCAAAACGCGATGGCTTAGAGGGTTTCATTACCATTACGGGCGGTAAGTTAATGACTTATCGCTTAATGGCGGAATGGGCGACTAACAAAGTCTGTGAAAAATTGGGTGTCACAACCCCATGCACGACGGCGCAAGCGCCATTACCGGGTTCTCAACACAGTGCAGAAGAAGCGCTGCGCAATGTGGTTTCTATCCCTGCACCTATTCGCGGTTCTGCGGTTTATCGCCATGGTGATAGAGCGTCTGCTATCCTCAGTGCTAACCGTTTAGATAAAAGCTTAGTGTGTGAGTGTGAAGCGGTGACGGCAGGTGAAGTTCGCTATGCAGTGGAGTCTTTAACCGTCAACAACTTGCTCGACTTACGCCGTCGTACCCGTGTGGGTATGGGTACATGCCAAGGTGAACTTTGTGCTTGCCGTGCTGCTGGATTACTCAATCGCTTTAACGTCACCACACCACATGAAACCGAGCAGCAGCTGGGGCATTTCTTAAATGAGCGTTGGAAAGGGGTGAGACCGATTGCTTGGGGGGATGCTTTGCGTGAAAGCGAGTTTACCAGTTGGGTCTATCACGGATTATGTGGCATGAGTGAAAGTACATTGAGCCAGCCTGCTCAGAAGGAGGCAGAGAATGAAATATGA
- a CDS encoding DUF2500 family protein yields the protein MNKPILLIIVLAIIAVLATKRFFDQKKQNEINDNSLPVSQLVLVKEKKDYPYPNMRSRERDVVSPETFRYEIYFQTQASGETIKVIVSEEQYQGVELGAKGKLTLQGTRFIRFEPSE from the coding sequence ATGAATAAGCCAATTCTCTTAATTATTGTTCTCGCGATTATCGCCGTGTTAGCCACAAAGCGTTTTTTTGACCAAAAGAAACAGAATGAAATTAATGATAATTCATTGCCTGTCAGTCAGTTAGTGCTCGTTAAAGAGAAAAAGGATTACCCTTATCCAAATATGCGTTCCCGGGAGCGCGATGTGGTATCCCCTGAAACTTTTCGCTATGAAATTTATTTCCAGACTCAAGCTTCAGGAGAAACGATTAAGGTGATCGTCAGCGAAGAGCAGTACCAAGGTGTTGAGTTGGGGGCTAAAGGTAAGCTAACTCTACAAGGTACGCGATTTATTCGCTTCGAACCTTCTGAATAA